ATATTATTTTGGAAATTACAATATATCATTCGGGCACGACAGAGACTTTGCCGATTGAAATACAAATCCGTACAGAAGCGATGAATTTTTGGGCAACACTGGAACATCAAGCCAAATACAAGTACAAAGAAGAAATTCCAAAGCATTTGAGCGACGAACTGATACTCTGCGCTGATAAAATTGCCGAGCTGGATAATCGAATGTTTTTGATTCATGAAATTATTTCGTTGATAAATAATGAGTAAAGGCACAGCGGGCGGGCATGAAAGCCCGCCCCTACAATGTTAGGCTGCCGACGCGTGATCTATGCAACACTTAGATTCGCCGGATTTTAGCATGTTGCTGATAAAGATGCCGTAGCCTTTTTGTGCGTCGTTGACGAACACGTGAGTAATCGCGCCGATGAGTTTACCGTTTTGTACAATCGGGCTGCCGCTCATGCCTTGTACGATACCGCCAGTTTTGGCAATCAGCTCAGGGTCGGTCACTTTGACAATCATATTGCGTGAATCGCGGTTGCCTAGCAGGCGTATGATTTCGATGTCGTATTGCCGCACTTGATCATCGGAAACTTGGCAGTATATTGTCGCCATGCCCGTGCTGATTTCGCTATCTTGCGCGATGGGCAGCGGTTTGTTTTTTGATGGTATAGCCGATGGTTTTGTCGTGCCGAAAATGCCGTTTTCGGTGTTGCTGTATAAATCGCCCATGTGGTCGTTGAGGTCAAAGCTACCGCGCAGTTCGCCCGGGTCGCCGGGCAGTCCGCGTTTGACATCAATGATGTCGGCGGGCGAAACCGTGCCGCTTTCGAGTGGGAGAAGCTGGCTCGTTTCGGGGTCATGAATGCCATGGCCCAGCGCGCCAAACCGATTGCTTATGGGGTCAAAGTACGTTACCGTGCCAATGCCTGCTATGCGGTCGCGGATATACACGCCCAGCCTGTATTGTGTGTCGTTTTGCACTTTTGCAGGCGTTATCTTAATTGTAAGCGTCTTGCCGTCCCGAGTGACGCCTAATTTGATCGCACTGCCGTCGGCTTGTTGCACGGCGGCATGGAAGTCTTGTGTGCTTTCGACTTCGGTATCATTAACATGAGTAATCGTATCATTGACCTTTAAGCCGGCGTCTTGCGCGGGTGTACGTTCGCCGGCGTTGGTGGTAACGGCTGTCAAGCCGATGACCATCACGCCGTTGATGTGTGCCTGGATGCCGATGGCATTGCCCATGGGAATCAGCTCAGCCGGCAATGGCTGCGCCATGCCGATGCTGACGGTCACAACCATTGAAATTGCTAAGAGAAAAGAGATAGTTTTTTTTCGCATTTTTGAGTCACCTCGCCTTTCGACGCCGTTACTTTGACCAAAAAAGGTGTCGCTTACTCTACCGAAAACGTGGCAAAAGCGAGGGAAAATGGCTTGGAAGCATTGTCCAATTACGTTACGAGCGGTATTGACGCGTCTGGCACAGAAAAAATTCGGTTGCGCTTGAAAAATATGGCAATGTGTTGTATAATGATTTGGCGAATGAACATGATATTGTAAGGAACACAGAGAAAGCATCCGCGAAGCGGATTCGGCAATTTTTTAACTTATATATTGGAGAAACTTTATGACACGCATAGCCATTATGCCCGGTGTATATCTCACCGCCGTGCAAACCGAAAAATTCAAGAGCAGTTGTTTATCGGTGAATTTATTGCGCAATCTAAATGCACAAACGGCATCGCAGAACGCAATGCTGCCATCTATTTTGCGCCGCGGCACGCAAGACTATCCCAACATGGAGCAATACGCTGCACGACAAGATGAGCTGTATGGCGCCAAGATTACGCCGATGGTACGCAAAAAAGGCGAAGTACAGTGTATCGGCTTACAGGCCGATTTTGTTGACGGCACGTACACGCCCGATGGTGAGGCGCAATTACAAAATGTGTTGAGCTTACTGTGTGATACGCTGTTATTGCCCGTGCAGGACGGCAAAAAATTTCAAACCGATTATTTCGATAGCGAACAAAGCAATTTGGTTGACAAGATTGATGCGTTGATCAACAACAAAATCGGATATGCTCGTCACGCTGCAACCGCGTTGATGTGCAGTCATGAAGCGTACGGTATCCATAGCTTGGGGCAGCGTGATGTTGCATCCAATATAACAAATGAGCAATTATATCAAGCGTGGCAGGATGTACTGGCAACGTCGCAAATTGAAATTTTTTACTGCGGGACCGTGCCACGGGCGAGGATTGAGGGATTGCTGCGAAGAAAATTAGAAGCTTTGCCGCGCAGTGTACTTGAAATCACCAGTACGCAAATTGTGCCGGCGGCGCAGAAAACGCGGACGCAT
The Oscillospiraceae bacterium genome window above contains:
- the spoIVB gene encoding SpoIVB peptidase; the encoded protein is MRKKTISFLLAISMVVTVSIGMAQPLPAELIPMGNAIGIQAHINGVMVIGLTAVTTNAGERTPAQDAGLKVNDTITHVNDTEVESTQDFHAAVQQADGSAIKLGVTRDGKTLTIKITPAKVQNDTQYRLGVYIRDRIAGIGTVTYFDPISNRFGALGHGIHDPETSQLLPLESGTVSPADIIDVKRGLPGDPGELRGSFDLNDHMGDLYSNTENGIFGTTKPSAIPSKNKPLPIAQDSEISTGMATIYCQVSDDQVRQYDIEIIRLLGNRDSRNMIVKVTDPELIAKTGGIVQGMSGSPIVQNGKLIGAITHVFVNDAQKGYGIFISNMLKSGESKCCIDHASAA
- a CDS encoding insulinase family protein, with the translated sequence MTRIAIMPGVYLTAVQTEKFKSSCLSVNLLRNLNAQTASQNAMLPSILRRGTQDYPNMEQYAARQDELYGAKITPMVRKKGEVQCIGLQADFVDGTYTPDGEAQLQNVLSLLCDTLLLPVQDGKKFQTDYFDSEQSNLVDKIDALINNKIGYARHAATALMCSHEAYGIHSLGQRDVASNITNEQLYQAWQDVLATSQIEIFYCGTVPRARIEGLLRRKLEALPRSVLEITSTQIVPAAQKTRTHEERMDVGQGNLVLGFRTPLDDFPAAFMANMVYGGSLTGKLFVNVRERLSLCYFAQSVIDKWKGIMFVQAGIDFGQYDKALKEILEQWKKCCDGDITQDEMTAAFNTVETLYTAVEDSPFELEEFALGQAVGGFKYSAGEFIELCRAVTVEQVAQAAQGMSLDTVYFLRGDGS